A genomic segment from Lutibacter sp. A80 encodes:
- a CDS encoding Hsp20/alpha crystallin family protein: MNNLINVPKSGNLTNTNSNVDLTNLSTWLNDIFNRNLPSVFNTNFNTGIALPKVNIKDTADSYIIEMAVPSLKKSDFRIDLNNDVLAISTKVKEESKQKNEKYTRREFNYSSFKRTFNLPESVNNKKINANYQEGILSVFLPKKEEAKRKLERTIKIS; the protein is encoded by the coding sequence ATGAACAATCTAATAAATGTTCCTAAAAGCGGAAACTTAACTAACACAAATTCAAATGTAGATTTGACTAATTTATCAACTTGGTTAAATGATATTTTTAATAGAAATCTTCCTTCTGTATTTAATACTAATTTTAATACAGGAATTGCTTTACCGAAAGTAAACATTAAAGATACAGCCGATTCTTACATAATAGAAATGGCTGTTCCTAGTTTAAAGAAATCAGATTTTCGTATTGACCTCAACAATGATGTATTGGCTATTTCTACAAAAGTTAAAGAAGAAAGCAAACAAAAAAATGAAAAATACACACGTAGAGAGTTCAATTATTCCTCATTTAAACGAACTTTTAATTTACCAGAAAGTGTAAATAACAAAAAAATTAATGCAAATTACCAAGAAGGTATTTTAAGTGTTTTCTTACCAAAAAAAGAAGAAGCTAAACGAAAACTTGAAAGAACTATTAAAATTTCATAA
- a CDS encoding nuclear transport factor 2 family protein: protein MNTKEIIEKFYTSFSNGNVEGMINCYHKDIVFKDPVFGELKGDKAVKMWLMLLSKRSETTTISFSGIKVSENKGSANWVANYVYGKDKRKVINKVSANFKFKDGKIIEHIDTFSLWLWSKQALGTVGFLLGWTPFMKNKIQKTTKKQLEDFITKS from the coding sequence ATGAATACTAAAGAAATAATAGAAAAATTTTATACGTCATTCTCTAATGGTAATGTTGAGGGAATGATTAACTGTTATCATAAAGATATAGTATTTAAAGATCCTGTTTTTGGAGAGTTAAAAGGAGATAAAGCTGTTAAAATGTGGCTGATGTTGTTGTCTAAAAGGTCTGAAACAACAACAATTAGTTTTTCAGGTATTAAAGTAAGCGAAAATAAAGGAAGTGCTAATTGGGTGGCAAATTACGTTTATGGAAAAGATAAACGTAAAGTAATTAACAAAGTTAGTGCTAACTTTAAATTTAAAGATGGTAAAATTATAGAACATATAGACACTTTTAGTCTTTGGTTATGGTCTAAACAAGCTCTTGGAACTGTTGGTTTTTTACTTGGTTGGACTCCTTTTATGAAAAATAAAATTCAGAAAACAACTAAAAAACAGTTAGAAGATTTTATAACTAAAAGTTAA
- a CDS encoding fumarylacetoacetate hydrolase family protein — MKIICIGRNYAKHIEELQSEKPEEPVIFLKPDSAILAKNQPFFIPPFSNDLHYEVEVLVKINKVGKYIEEKFAPKYYDEIGLGIDFTARDLQNKLKAKGLPWEKCKGFDGSAVIGTFFPKENLGDLSNLEFTLSKNNELVQDGNTNAMLWKIDELIAYVSQFFTLKKGDVIFTGTPAGVGKVVENDILVGTIAGNKALSVKIK, encoded by the coding sequence ATGAAAATAATTTGCATCGGAAGAAATTATGCCAAGCATATTGAAGAACTTCAAAGTGAAAAACCTGAAGAACCAGTAATATTTTTAAAACCAGATTCAGCAATTTTAGCAAAAAATCAACCTTTTTTTATTCCACCTTTTTCAAATGATTTACATTATGAAGTAGAGGTTTTAGTAAAAATAAATAAAGTTGGTAAATATATTGAAGAAAAATTTGCACCTAAATATTATGATGAAATAGGTTTGGGAATTGATTTTACAGCAAGAGATTTACAAAATAAGTTAAAAGCTAAAGGGTTGCCTTGGGAAAAATGTAAAGGTTTTGATGGAAGTGCTGTTATTGGTACTTTTTTTCCAAAAGAAAATTTAGGAGATTTGTCTAATTTAGAATTTACGTTGTCTAAAAATAATGAATTAGTACAAGACGGAAATACCAATGCTATGCTTTGGAAAATAGACGAATTAATAGCCTATGTTTCACAATTTTTCACATTAAAAAAAGGAGATGTTATTTTTACAGGTACACCTGCCGGTGTAGGTAAAGTTGTTGAAAATGATATTTTAGTTGGAACAATAGCGGGTAATAAAGCTTTGTCGGTAAAAATAAAATAA
- a CDS encoding competence/damage-inducible protein A, with protein sequence MQAEIITIGDEILIGQILDSNSKWIAEELNKIGVSVYQITSIQDTKEHILKVLSEAQLNSDIVILTGGLGPTKDDITKLTLAEYFNDKLVLKEDIAEQIKEMFAKVNYPFTSVNRDQALVPSKCIPLKNNWGTAPGMWFHSNNKVVISLPGVPNEMKGLMRDAVLPKLIQTFKLPYILHKTIITYGMGESMVAERIEEWEDNLPAFIKLAYLPAYGKLRLRLTAKGAEKKILETSMRLEVEKLFKLIPDLIVGVEDLQTIEVAIGKLLKDKKQTLSVAESCTGGAISKMLTTIPGASSYFLGAVVAYQAAVKISELNVDKALIERFSVVSSEVAEAMAIGTQQKFKSDYAIATTGNAGPTADLTDKTVGTVFIAIATPTTVFSKEYFFGKPREKVIERASNKALELLRKEILKN encoded by the coding sequence ATGCAAGCAGAAATAATTACTATTGGAGATGAAATTTTAATCGGACAAATTTTAGATTCAAATTCAAAATGGATTGCTGAAGAATTAAATAAAATTGGGGTTTCAGTTTATCAAATAACTTCAATTCAAGATACAAAAGAACATATTTTAAAAGTTTTAAGCGAAGCACAATTAAATTCCGATATTGTTATATTAACAGGTGGCTTGGGGCCAACAAAAGACGATATTACAAAATTAACTTTAGCAGAATATTTTAACGATAAATTAGTGTTAAAAGAAGATATTGCTGAACAAATTAAAGAAATGTTTGCCAAAGTCAACTATCCCTTTACAAGTGTTAATAGAGATCAAGCCTTAGTGCCTTCAAAATGTATTCCTTTAAAAAATAATTGGGGAACTGCTCCTGGAATGTGGTTTCATTCAAATAATAAAGTTGTAATATCTCTACCAGGTGTTCCAAATGAAATGAAAGGATTGATGCGAGATGCAGTATTGCCAAAATTAATACAAACCTTTAAACTACCTTATATTTTGCATAAAACCATAATAACTTATGGAATGGGAGAGAGTATGGTAGCCGAACGTATTGAAGAATGGGAAGATAATTTACCTGCATTTATAAAATTGGCATATTTGCCAGCCTATGGAAAGTTAAGGTTGCGTTTAACGGCCAAAGGAGCTGAAAAAAAGATTTTAGAAACAAGTATGCGCTTAGAAGTTGAAAAACTTTTTAAATTAATACCTGATTTAATTGTGGGGGTAGAAGATTTACAAACAATTGAAGTGGCTATTGGGAAACTATTGAAAGATAAAAAACAAACTTTATCCGTCGCAGAAAGTTGTACTGGAGGCGCAATTTCTAAAATGTTAACAACAATTCCAGGTGCATCAAGTTATTTTTTAGGTGCTGTTGTTGCATATCAAGCAGCTGTTAAAATTTCAGAATTAAATGTGGACAAAGCTCTGATTGAGCGTTTTTCTGTTGTAAGTTCAGAAGTTGCAGAAGCAATGGCAATTGGAACTCAACAAAAATTTAAATCGGATTATGCAATAGCAACTACAGGAAATGCTGGGCCTACAGCCGATTTAACAGATAAAACTGTTGGGACAGTTTTTATTGCAATAGCAACACCAACTACAGTTTTTTCAAAAGAATATTTTTTTGGAAAACCTAGAGAAAAGGTGATAGAAAGGGCTTCAAACAAAGCCTTAGAGTTACTCAGAAAAGAAATTTTAAAAAACTAG
- the rpmB gene encoding 50S ribosomal protein L28: MSRVCELTGKKAMVGNNVSHALNRTKRKFDANLIKKRFYIPEEDKWVTLKVSTSALKNINKKGISAVIKEAREKGFLKK, encoded by the coding sequence ATGTCAAGAGTTTGTGAACTTACTGGAAAAAAAGCAATGGTTGGAAACAATGTTTCTCACGCATTGAATAGAACAAAAAGAAAATTCGACGCTAATTTAATTAAAAAGCGTTTTTATATTCCTGAAGAGGATAAATGGGTTACTTTAAAAGTATCTACATCTGCTTTAAAGAATATTAATAAAAAAGGAATCTCTGCGGTTATAAAAGAAGCAAGAGAAAAAGGTTTTTTAAAAAAATAA
- the rpmG gene encoding 50S ribosomal protein L33 encodes MAKTKGNRIQVILECTEHKASGQAGTSRYITTKNKKNTPDRMEIKKYNPILKKMTVHKEIK; translated from the coding sequence ATGGCAAAGACTAAAGGAAACAGAATTCAGGTGATTTTAGAATGTACTGAGCACAAAGCTTCAGGGCAAGCGGGTACTTCTAGATATATTACTACCAAGAATAAAAAGAATACTCCTGATAGAATGGAAATTAAAAAGTACAATCCTATCTTGAAGAAAATGACTGTTCATAAAGAAATTAAATAA
- a CDS encoding DUF4295 domain-containing protein: MAKKSVASLQTGSKRLSKAIKMVKSPKTGAYTFVEAIMDPANVKDFLSKK, translated from the coding sequence ATGGCAAAGAAATCAGTAGCATCGTTACAAACAGGATCAAAAAGATTAAGTAAAGCTATAAAAATGGTAAAATCACCTAAAACAGGTGCTTATACTTTTGTAGAAGCTATTATGGATCCAGCAAACGTAAAAGACTTTTTGAGCAAAAAATAA
- the ftsY gene encoding signal recognition particle-docking protein FtsY encodes MSLFKRIFSKEKKETLDKGLEKTKTSFFSKLSKAVAGKTKVDDDVLDNLEEVLVSSDVGVETTLKVIDRIEARVAKDKYLGTDELNKILREEIAGLLSETNVGNETDFTIPSTKKPYVIMVVGVNGVGKTTTIGKLASQFKKAGKSVVLGAADTFRAAAIDQLQVWADRVNIPIVRQEMGSDPASVAYDTLKSAVSQNADVVIIDTAGRLHNKVNLMNELTKIKRVMQKVVEDAPHEVLLVLDGSTGQNAFEQAKQFTLATEVTSLAVTKLDGTAKGGVVIGISDQFKIPVKYIGVGEGIDDLQVFNKIEFVDSFFK; translated from the coding sequence ATGAGTTTATTTAAAAGAATATTTTCAAAAGAAAAAAAAGAAACTTTAGACAAAGGTCTAGAGAAAACAAAAACATCTTTTTTTTCGAAGCTGTCCAAAGCAGTTGCAGGTAAAACTAAAGTTGATGATGATGTATTAGATAACCTGGAAGAAGTGCTAGTATCTTCAGATGTTGGAGTTGAAACTACACTTAAAGTTATTGATAGAATTGAAGCTAGAGTAGCCAAAGACAAATATTTGGGTACCGACGAGTTAAATAAAATTCTAAGGGAAGAAATAGCTGGCTTGCTATCAGAAACCAATGTTGGTAACGAAACAGATTTTACAATTCCATCAACCAAAAAACCATATGTAATTATGGTTGTAGGTGTTAATGGCGTTGGAAAAACTACCACAATAGGTAAATTAGCTTCACAATTTAAAAAGGCTGGAAAAAGCGTTGTTTTAGGTGCTGCAGATACTTTTAGAGCTGCTGCAATAGATCAATTACAAGTTTGGGCCGATAGAGTAAATATTCCAATTGTGCGACAAGAAATGGGAAGTGATCCAGCTTCTGTGGCTTATGATACCTTAAAGTCTGCCGTTTCTCAAAATGCAGATGTTGTTATTATAGATACCGCTGGAAGATTGCATAATAAGGTGAACTTAATGAATGAGTTGACCAAAATAAAACGTGTAATGCAAAAGGTGGTGGAAGATGCGCCTCACGAAGTATTATTGGTTTTAGATGGTTCAACAGGTCAAAATGCTTTTGAACAAGCTAAACAGTTTACATTAGCAACCGAAGTAACATCGTTAGCTGTTACAAAATTAGATGGCACTGCAAAAGGTGGTGTTGTTATTGGAATTTCAGATCAATTTAAAATTCCCGTAAAATATATTGGTGTTGGTGAGGGAATTGACGACTTGCAAGTTTTTAATAAAATTGAATTTGTAGATTCTTTCTTTAAATAA
- a CDS encoding amidase family protein → MKKLLFLVTLLILVVACNHKKESVVFTKYDETTEILAQQKHQIERMRFKLIQSKYLDMNKVFKPFEEDLAGFTEKDYQNLLPFILEKDIPTIQEFVNNRILSYERIVLFYLYRIRKYESSHNLALNSIIALNPTIVEQAREKDRNRPINLKNTVYGLPILLKDNINTIGMPTTAGAFVLSENKETDDAFIVKKLKENGALILGKTNLSEWAYFFCSGCPVGYSAVGGQTLNPYGRKIFESGGSSSGSGVAVAANFAIAAVGTETSGSILSPASQNAVVGLKPTIGLVSRTGIVPISSTLDTPGPMAKSLVDTAILLNAMLGEDVEDSVTIGNNTQVSYIDSLSSSSLRGKRIGVIKELLTDSIYKSAVQIIKKRGGAELIEFEQPKIGLNGFLTLLNIDMKYDLPNYLKNYADTAIQISTIEDVIKFNLLDSIQRSPYGQELFEGILNDTTSNKAFELVKQNLHTKGIEFFKTPMDTHNLDIILSINNYHAGYAAVAKFPCLTVPMGFKKTGEPISLTFIAKPFQENKLLNLGYAFEKLTKARKLPEDYK, encoded by the coding sequence ATGAAAAAGCTATTATTTTTAGTTACATTACTTATTTTAGTTGTAGCCTGTAACCACAAAAAAGAATCTGTTGTTTTCACAAAATATGATGAAACTACTGAAATATTAGCACAACAAAAGCACCAAATTGAAAGAATGCGGTTTAAGCTAATTCAATCTAAATATTTAGATATGAATAAAGTTTTTAAACCATTTGAAGAAGATTTAGCGGGTTTTACAGAAAAAGATTATCAAAATTTATTGCCATTTATTTTAGAAAAAGATATTCCTACTATACAAGAGTTTGTAAACAATAGAATTTTATCTTATGAAAGGATTGTATTGTTTTATTTGTATAGAATCCGTAAATATGAGAGTAGTCATAATTTAGCCTTAAATAGCATTATAGCTTTAAACCCAACTATTGTTGAACAAGCTCGTGAAAAAGATAGAAATCGACCTATAAATTTAAAAAATACAGTATATGGTTTACCAATACTTTTAAAAGATAATATTAATACCATTGGAATGCCTACTACAGCAGGAGCTTTTGTTTTAAGTGAAAATAAAGAAACAGATGATGCCTTTATTGTAAAAAAACTAAAAGAAAATGGAGCTTTAATTTTAGGAAAAACGAATTTAAGTGAATGGGCTTACTTTTTTTGTAGCGGTTGCCCTGTTGGTTATAGTGCCGTTGGTGGACAAACACTGAATCCATATGGTAGAAAAATATTTGAATCTGGAGGCTCAAGCTCTGGAAGTGGTGTAGCAGTAGCAGCGAATTTTGCAATAGCTGCAGTTGGTACTGAAACCTCAGGGTCTATTTTATCTCCTGCTAGCCAAAATGCTGTTGTGGGATTAAAGCCAACAATTGGCTTAGTAAGCAGAACAGGTATTGTACCAATTTCAAGTACTTTAGATACACCAGGCCCAATGGCTAAGAGTTTAGTTGATACTGCTATTTTATTAAATGCTATGTTGGGAGAAGATGTTGAAGATTCAGTTACAATAGGAAACAATACACAAGTTAGTTATATAGATTCGTTAAGTAGTTCCTCTTTAAGAGGAAAAAGAATAGGCGTTATAAAAGAACTTTTAACAGATTCAATTTATAAGAGCGCTGTACAAATTATTAAAAAAAGAGGAGGAGCAGAGCTTATAGAATTTGAGCAACCTAAAATTGGTCTGAATGGTTTTTTAACTTTGCTTAATATTGATATGAAGTATGATTTGCCAAATTATTTAAAAAATTATGCAGATACAGCTATTCAAATTTCAACTATTGAAGACGTTATTAAGTTTAATTTGTTAGATTCCATACAGCGTTCACCATATGGGCAAGAATTATTTGAAGGAATTTTAAATGATACAACTTCAAATAAAGCATTTGAGCTGGTTAAACAAAATTTGCATACAAAAGGAATTGAGTTTTTTAAAACGCCAATGGATACACATAATTTAGATATAATTTTATCTATAAATAATTACCACGCTGGTTATGCTGCTGTTGCAAAATTTCCTTGTTTAACTGTCCCAATGGGTTTTAAAAAAACAGGGGAACCCATTAGTTTAACGTTTATTGCTAAACCTTTTCAAGAAAATAAGTTATTAAATTTAGGATATGCTTTTGAAAAATTAACCAAGGCTAGAAAGCTTCCAGAAGATTATAAATAG
- a CDS encoding serine hydrolase: protein MKKYQFPILLFISLFSCSQNEDLTLTTKSLYFPTLAGDDWETIAPSELNWDEHKIEELLTYLEAKNTKSFIVLYNGRIAIEQYFNNHSESKPWYWASAGKTLTSVTTGIAQEKGLLNINTKVSDYLGNGWTSASTVKENLITCKHLLTMTSGLDDDLGDAVNSINLQYKADAGTRWAYHNVYVKLQDVIEATAKQPFSTFFNTNLRDKIGMTGIWLQTGDFSVFYSTARSMARFGLLAFNKGTWDTTEIINADFFNNSISTSQNINNAYGYLWWLNGKSNYHLPQSQFEFQGALIPNAPNDLYAALGKNDQKIYVSPSKKLVIIRMGESADATNFALSNFDNELWEKLNLIID from the coding sequence ATGAAAAAATACCAGTTCCCAATACTTCTATTCATCAGTTTATTTTCTTGTTCGCAAAATGAAGACTTAACCTTAACAACAAAATCGCTATATTTTCCAACATTAGCAGGAGATGATTGGGAAACAATTGCACCTTCTGAATTAAATTGGGATGAACATAAAATTGAAGAATTGTTAACTTATTTAGAAGCTAAAAACACTAAAAGTTTTATTGTGTTATACAATGGTAGAATTGCTATTGAACAGTATTTTAACAATCATTCTGAATCTAAACCCTGGTACTGGGCAAGTGCTGGAAAAACCTTAACATCAGTAACTACAGGTATTGCTCAAGAAAAAGGTTTATTAAATATAAATACTAAGGTTTCAGATTATTTAGGAAACGGTTGGACAAGTGCATCAACAGTTAAAGAAAATTTAATTACTTGTAAGCATTTATTAACTATGACATCTGGTTTAGATGATGATTTAGGCGATGCAGTAAATTCAATAAATTTACAGTATAAAGCTGATGCAGGAACAAGGTGGGCATATCATAATGTATATGTAAAATTACAAGATGTTATTGAAGCAACGGCAAAACAACCATTTTCAACATTTTTTAATACAAATTTGAGAGATAAAATTGGAATGACAGGAATATGGTTACAAACTGGAGATTTTAGTGTTTTTTATAGTACGGCAAGAAGTATGGCTAGATTTGGTTTATTAGCATTTAATAAAGGAACTTGGGATACTACAGAAATTATAAATGCCGATTTTTTTAATAATTCAATAAGTACTTCACAAAATATAAATAATGCATACGGATATTTATGGTGGTTAAATGGAAAATCTAATTACCACTTACCGCAATCTCAATTTGAGTTTCAGGGAGCATTAATTCCTAATGCTCCAAATGATTTATATGCTGCTTTAGGTAAAAACGACCAAAAAATTTACGTTTCACCCAGTAAAAAATTAGTAATTATTAGAATGGGAGAAAGTGCAGATGCAACAAATTTTGCACTTTCAAATTTTGATAATGAACTTTGGGAAAAACTGAATTTAATTATCGACTAA
- the rimO gene encoding 30S ribosomal protein S12 methylthiotransferase RimO, whose product MRTKSKKENKINVVTLGCSKNVYDSEVLMGQLKANNKDVVYEDENDEGNIVVINTCGFIGDAKEESVNTILHYVNKKELGEVDRVYVSGCLSERYKPDLQKEIPDVDEYFGTHDLPNLLKVLDADYKHELVGERLTTTPTHYAYLKIAEGCDRPCSFCAIPLMRGKHVSTPIEDLVVEATKLAKKGIKELILIAQDLTYYGLDIYKKRALADLLKELVKIDGIEWIRLHYAFPTGFPLDVLEVIHNEPKVCNYLDIPLQHINDDILKSMRRGTSHEKTTNLLAEFRKSVPNMAIRTTLIVGYPGETEAAFQELKDWVQAMRFERLGAFAYSHEENTHAANLVDDVPEDVKQQRVNEIMELQSQISFDLNQEKLGKTFKVIIDRKDGNVFVGRTEFDSPDVDNEVLIDATKYYVQVGKFAQIKITSATEFDLYGEPVN is encoded by the coding sequence GTGCGTACTAAATCAAAAAAAGAAAATAAAATTAACGTAGTTACTTTAGGTTGTTCTAAAAACGTATACGATAGTGAAGTGTTAATGGGGCAGCTAAAAGCAAATAATAAAGACGTTGTATATGAAGATGAAAATGATGAAGGAAACATAGTTGTTATAAATACCTGTGGTTTTATTGGAGATGCTAAAGAAGAGTCTGTAAACACGATTCTACATTATGTAAATAAAAAAGAATTAGGTGAAGTAGATAGAGTTTATGTTTCAGGTTGTTTAAGTGAACGTTACAAGCCGGATTTACAAAAAGAAATTCCGGATGTTGATGAATATTTTGGTACACACGATTTACCTAATTTATTAAAGGTTTTAGATGCAGATTATAAACACGAATTGGTTGGGGAACGTTTAACTACAACACCTACACATTATGCATATTTAAAAATAGCTGAAGGATGCGATAGACCTTGTTCTTTTTGTGCCATTCCATTAATGAGAGGAAAGCACGTTTCAACACCTATAGAAGATCTAGTAGTTGAAGCAACAAAATTGGCCAAAAAAGGAATTAAAGAACTTATTTTAATAGCTCAAGATTTAACCTATTACGGATTAGATATTTATAAAAAAAGAGCCTTGGCCGATTTATTAAAAGAATTGGTGAAAATTGATGGTATTGAGTGGATTCGTTTGCATTATGCATTTCCAACTGGATTTCCACTAGATGTTTTAGAAGTGATCCATAACGAGCCTAAAGTTTGTAATTATTTAGACATTCCATTACAGCACATAAATGATGACATTTTAAAGTCGATGCGTAGAGGAACTTCACACGAAAAAACTACAAATTTACTTGCTGAATTCAGAAAATCTGTGCCTAATATGGCTATTAGAACCACTTTAATTGTTGGGTATCCAGGTGAAACTGAAGCAGCTTTTCAAGAATTAAAAGATTGGGTACAAGCAATGCGTTTTGAACGTTTAGGAGCTTTTGCATATTCTCACGAAGAAAATACACACGCAGCGAACTTGGTAGATGATGTTCCTGAAGATGTAAAACAACAACGTGTTAATGAAATAATGGAACTTCAAAGTCAGATTTCTTTTGATTTAAATCAAGAAAAATTAGGTAAGACTTTTAAGGTGATTATTGATAGAAAAGATGGAAACGTATTTGTTGGTAGAACAGAATTTGATTCGCCTGATGTTGATAATGAAGTGCTAATTGATGCTACTAAATATTATGTGCAAGTTGGTAAGTTTGCTCAAATTAAAATTACTTCTGCTACAGAATTTGACTTGTATGGAGAGCCTGTAAATTAA
- a CDS encoding MerC domain-containing protein, translating to MKTNNNNTIDLIALSSSLICAVHCAAIPVVLSFSSLSSLHFLENPYIELTFISLGLVFVITSLWPSYKKVHFQVKPLLYAGLGFVFIALGRLDFTELWEVVNTVIGASIVAFAHYLNWKLMKCKKNHTH from the coding sequence ATGAAAACTAACAACAACAATACTATTGACCTTATTGCACTTTCAAGTTCTTTAATTTGTGCAGTACACTGTGCTGCAATACCTGTAGTGCTTTCATTCTCATCTCTATCTAGTTTGCATTTTTTAGAAAATCCTTATATAGAATTAACATTTATAAGTTTAGGTCTTGTATTTGTTATTACTTCTCTTTGGCCAAGTTATAAAAAAGTTCATTTCCAAGTAAAACCATTGTTATATGCAGGGTTAGGGTTTGTTTTTATTGCTTTGGGTAGACTTGATTTTACAGAATTATGGGAGGTAGTTAATACTGTTATAGGCGCTTCTATAGTTGCTTTTGCCCATTATTTAAATTGGAAATTAATGAAGTGTAAAAAAAATCATACTCATTAA
- a CDS encoding GTP-binding protein encodes MKKLPVTVLSGFLGAGKTTLLNHILHNKEGLKVAVIVNDMSEVNIDAQFIENENTLSRTEESLVEMSNGCICCTLREDLMIEVEKLAAQNKFDYLLIESTGISEPIPVAQTFSFESEDGTIDLSRFSYIDTMVTVVDAFNFLKDFSSADYLATRALTDIEGDDRTIVNLLTDQIEFANVIIINKIDLVEEEQLNALKSIIHKLNPEAQIYLTNKSNIKLDTVINTGLFNYEKAEASAGWIKELENEHTPETEEYGIGSLVFKSRIPFHPGRFLNYLNTDFPQNIIRSKGLFWLASRSKQALIWSSAGGSCKADSAGVWWASMPFSDRIDYAAFNENKVEIESNWDALYGDRKIELVFIGQYLDKEELIAQLESCLLTEEEITLWKNNLFPQQDEWPIIK; translated from the coding sequence ATGAAGAAATTACCTGTAACTGTTTTAAGTGGGTTTTTAGGAGCTGGAAAAACCACATTATTAAATCATATACTACATAATAAAGAAGGCTTGAAAGTAGCTGTGATAGTAAATGATATGAGTGAAGTTAATATTGACGCTCAATTTATTGAGAATGAAAATACACTCTCAAGAACCGAAGAATCACTTGTTGAAATGTCTAACGGATGTATTTGTTGTACGCTAAGAGAAGACTTAATGATAGAAGTTGAAAAACTGGCAGCACAAAATAAATTCGATTATTTACTTATAGAAAGTACTGGTATAAGTGAACCTATTCCAGTAGCACAAACTTTTTCTTTTGAAAGTGAAGATGGTACTATAGATTTAAGTCGTTTTAGTTATATAGACACTATGGTAACTGTTGTTGATGCTTTTAATTTTTTAAAAGATTTTTCCAGTGCCGATTACCTAGCAACCAGAGCTCTTACAGATATTGAAGGTGATGATAGAACCATAGTTAACTTATTAACAGATCAAATTGAATTTGCAAATGTTATTATTATCAATAAAATAGATTTGGTTGAGGAAGAACAATTGAATGCACTTAAAAGTATTATTCATAAATTAAATCCAGAAGCACAAATCTACCTCACTAATAAATCAAATATTAAATTAGATACAGTAATTAATACCGGTTTATTTAATTATGAAAAAGCAGAAGCTTCAGCTGGTTGGATAAAAGAATTGGAAAACGAGCACACGCCAGAAACTGAAGAATACGGTATTGGCTCTCTTGTTTTTAAGAGTCGTATACCATTTCATCCAGGCCGTTTTTTAAATTATTTAAACACCGATTTTCCTCAAAATATTATAAGAAGTAAAGGCTTATTTTGGTTAGCCTCAAGATCTAAACAGGCTTTAATTTGGAGTTCTGCAGGAGGTTCTTGCAAAGCTGATTCAGCAGGAGTTTGGTGGGCATCTATGCCTTTTTCAGACCGTATAGATTATGCAGCGTTTAATGAAAATAAAGTTGAAATTGAAAGTAATTGGGATGCTTTGTATGGAGATAGAAAAATTGAACTGGTTTTTATTGGTCAATATTTAGACAAAGAAGAGCTAATAGCTCAACTCGAATCTTGCTTACTTACAGAAGAAGAAATTACATTATGGAAAAACAACTTGTTTCCTCAACAAGATGAATGGCCAATAATAAAATAA